The window ACATATGATTGGCCAGGCAATTTAAAAGAGCTTGAGGTTTTACTAGATGATATTAGCGCATTGCTGACAAATGAGGATTTTGTTGATATGACGCTCGTTCCTGCTTATTTCAAATGGAAACTGAATAAAGCACAGCCGATTTCACATGATACAGCCAATCTTTTTGACTTTTCTCATCAAGAATTACAGCCCCTTGATGAATATATGCGAAAAGTGGAGGATCATTATATCCAATATGCACTGCAATTAAATGACGGCAATATTTCTCAAACAGCCAAGTCCCTCGGCATTCACCGCCAAGGCTTACAATATCGCTTGAAACGAAAATAAATTGTTTCGCATTAATAAAATCAACATTTTGATTTAGGTCAAAATGTTGATTTTATTTTGCGTTTCGAAGTAATTTTTATGTCATAGAACAACACTTTTACTTAGAACTGCAAAATTTCTTTGCATCAATTCTTAATTTTACGACATTTCCCATTCTTTATTATTCCAGTAAAAAAAAATACACTAAAAAACCCCTTGATATTACACAATTTCTCCATATTGAAGTTAGAAAATTCTAAATTAGTGTTTCCTTTTTTTATTTTTTTACTATATACTCACTTCAACGTTAACATAACATTAAAATCATAGGGGGTTGCTTAAATATGACGTTAAAAGATTTTTTTATCGCACTTTCAGAGAACCAAACTTTAAATTCTGTTGCTCAAAAATATGGTTTTAAACTTGGAGCGCAAAGTGTCGTTGCAGGTACAAATATCGACGAAGTGGTCGAAAGCATTAAAGAATTAAATGCACTAGGTATTTCATGTACGGTTGATAATTTAGGTGAATTTGTTTTTGAAAAATCTGCTGCACTTGAGGCGAAGCAACAAATCTTAGCGGTTATCGATCGCATTCATACTGAAAATTTACAAGCTCATATTTCATTAAAACCATCACAACTAGGCTTAGATATTGATTATGATTTTTGTTTTGAAAACTTAGAAGAGATTGTTTCGGCCGCAAATAATTATCAAATTTTTGTCAATTTCGACATGGAAAACTATGCACGTCTTCACCCTTCTTTCCAGCTACTTGAAAAATTAAGCGAGCACTATAATAACATTGGTACAGTTATTCAGTCGTATTTCTTCGAGTCAGATGAAAACGTAGATCGCTATAAAGACTACCGTTTACGACTTGTAAAGGGTGCTTATAAAGAAGATCACTCTGTTGCCTATCAAGCAAAGGAAGAGATTGATCGTAAATATATCGAGCACATTGAATATCATTTATTGCATGGGAAATTTACATCCATTGCAACGCATGATCACCATGTCATTAATCATGTAAAACAGTTTGTAAAAAAACATAATATTCCAAATGAAAAATTTGAATTCCAAATGCTTTATGGTTTCCGTAAAGAGCTACAACTAGAACTTGCACAAGAAGGCTATAACTTCTGTACGTATGTTCCTTTTGGTCATGATTGGTACGGTTACTTTATGCGTCGACTTGCTGAGCGCCCGCAAAATCTTTCGCTTGTTTCAAAGCAAGTTTTCAATAAAAAATCGAATACAATCCTTGCTGTTGCAGCTGGTGCCTTCTTGCTAGGACGCATGACAAAAAGAAAAAAATAGCAGCTGGGTGCTACTAAATTTTGCGTTGAACGGGTATAAAGATACATGATACACTTAGCAGATTCTTATTAATATTTAAGGAGCTGTTATTATGTCAGAATATAGCTATCAACTTTTAGCTATTATCATTTATATGATTGCCATGCTTGGAATTGGCTGGTATGCATTTCGTAAAACTAGTAGTTTAACAGATTATATGTTAGGTGGTCGTGGGCTTGGTGC is drawn from Solibacillus sp. R5-41 and contains these coding sequences:
- a CDS encoding proline dehydrogenase family protein, producing MTLKDFFIALSENQTLNSVAQKYGFKLGAQSVVAGTNIDEVVESIKELNALGISCTVDNLGEFVFEKSAALEAKQQILAVIDRIHTENLQAHISLKPSQLGLDIDYDFCFENLEEIVSAANNYQIFVNFDMENYARLHPSFQLLEKLSEHYNNIGTVIQSYFFESDENVDRYKDYRLRLVKGAYKEDHSVAYQAKEEIDRKYIEHIEYHLLHGKFTSIATHDHHVINHVKQFVKKHNIPNEKFEFQMLYGFRKELQLELAQEGYNFCTYVPFGHDWYGYFMRRLAERPQNLSLVSKQVFNKKSNTILAVAAGAFLLGRMTKRKK